The Coffea arabica cultivar ET-39 chromosome 1e, Coffea Arabica ET-39 HiFi, whole genome shotgun sequence genome has a window encoding:
- the LOC113705699 gene encoding NAC domain-containing protein 90, with product MDMQQEKQEGMSKETIPGFRFYPTEDELVSFYLHNKLEEKRVEELNRVIPVINIYESEPWQLPKLSGELCSGDAEQWFFFVPRQEREARGGRPSRTTASGYWKATGSPSHVYSSDNRVIGVKKSLVFYKGKAPMGRKTKWKMNEYRAIKEEWSTSSTHVIPKLRYEVSLCRVYIVSGSFRAFDRRPVGAGTSREAVVPTIEDDDKDVRSQTQRGATMDRKNSVEISASPEEVSVDRVDGEGKHLEMDGELRRMWEWDQFNDHMQLP from the exons ATGGATATGCAACAAGAAAAGCAAGAGGGAATGTCCAAAGAAACTATCCCAGGCTTTCGATTTTATCCAACTGAAGATGAGTTAGTTTCTTTCTATCTTCACAACAAGCTTGAAGAAAAGAGAGTGGAAGAACTCAATCGAGTCATCCCAGTCATCAACATTTATGAGTCAGAGCCATGGCAGCTTCCAA AGCTGTCGGGGGAGTTGTGCAGTGGAGATGCTGAGCAATGGTTCTTTTTTGTACCGAGACAAGAAAGAGAAGCTCGAGGTGGAAGGCCTAGCCGGACCACGGCTTCGGGGTACTGGAAAGCCACTGGCTCTCCTAGTCATGTTTATTCTTCGGATAATAGAGTCATTGGGGTGAAGAAAAGCTTGGTCTTCTACAAAGGAAAAGCTCCAATGGGAAGAAAAACTAAGTGGAAGATGAATGAGTATAGAGCTATTAAGGAAGAATGGTCTACTTCATCCACTCACGTCATTCCTAAG TTAAGGTATGAAGTTAGCTTGTGTAGGGTCTATATCGTATCAGGAAGCTTTCGAGCATTTGATCGAAGGCCAGTAGGGGCAGGTACTTCTAGGGAAGCAGTAGTACCCACCATTGAAGATGATGATAAAGATGTTCGTTCTCAGACTCAGAGGGGAGCAACGATGGACAGAAAAAACTCAGTAGAAATTTCAGCCTCACCAGAGGAGGTTTCGGTTGATCGTGTAGATGGTGAAGGGAAGCACTTGGAGATGGACGGTGAATTAAGAAGGATGTGGGAGTGGGATCAGTTTAATGACCATATGCAGCTTCCCTAA
- the LOC140018464 gene encoding uncharacterized protein has protein sequence MVQGRGKRKCEWDPPPENFKCLNANAVVKQNDAKIGWGVVARCKEGKLRGAWAGCEGRNGVPAVEEARAIRKALMFAKMNGWRNIIIQSNCKRIIDQIREGNLNDHLAGAVLFDILVISKDFSSCLFSFIKREGNNVCHHLIKFALNLVSEIAWMDSFPSWLISLAKDDVGAFAPDL, from the coding sequence ATGGTACAGGGGCGTGGAAAAAGGAAATGTGAATGGGACCCACCACCAGAAAACTTCAAGTGCTTAAATGCTAATGCAGTTGTCAAACAAAATGATGCAAAAATAGGATGGGGAGTCGTGGCTAGATGCAAGGAAGGGAAGTTAAGAGGAGCTTGGGCTGGTTGTGAAGGTAGAAATGGTGTTCCAGCTGTTGAGGAGGCAAGAGCAATCCGGAAAGCGCTTATGTTTGCCAAGATGAATGGATGGAGGAATATTATAATCCAATCAAACTGCAAGAGAATTATTGATCAAATCAGAGAGGGAAACCTGAATGACCATTTAGCAGGTGCTGTCCTATTTGACATTCTAGTGATTAGCAAGGACTTTAGTTCTTGTCTCTTCTCTTTTATTAAGAGGGAAGGGAATAATGTGTGCCACCATTTGATAAAGTTTGCCTTAAATTTAGTTTCTGAGATAGCTTGGATGGATTCATTTCCAAGTTGGCTAATCAGTCTAGCCAAAGATGATGTAGGAGCCTTTGCTCCAGATTTGTAA
- the LOC113705709 gene encoding uncharacterized protein: MASCQVIIALFFTLALARIELSTSNVLRGSVTCLDCDGHSDLSGIKIVVKCSNVKKVDVATTKEDGTFETDLAKGTTTSPNSLKCLAKILGGPSLLYTSGKKTISKVEKVEGHDYYTNTEPLNFYKSCPAEKHAECASVDLEFGSSKTVDLPLPREWGLAPSSYYVPFIPIIGIP, encoded by the exons ATGGCATCCTGTCAAGTTATCATAGCTCTCTTCTTCACTTTGGCTCTTGCAAGAATTGAACTTTCCACAAGTAATGTCCTTAGGGGCTCAGTCACCTGTCTAGACTGTGATGGCCACAGTGATCTATCTG gTATTAAGATAGTAGTGAAGTGCAGCAATGTGAAAAAGGTGGATGTGGCTACCACAAAAGAAGATGGTACTTTTGAGACTGATCTTGCCAAGGGTACTACAACTTCTCCTAATTCACTAAAATGCCTTGCCAAGATCCTAGGAGGTCCAAGCTTGCTCTATACTTCAGGAAAGAAGACAATTTCTAAGGTTGAAAAGGTTGAAGGGCATGACTACTACACAAATACAGAGCCCCTTAACTTCTACAAATCATGCCCTGCAGAGAAGCATGCAGAATGTGCATCTGTAGACTTGGAATTTGGTTCATCCAAGACAGTTGATCTCCCTCTACCAAGGGAATGGGGACTGGCACCATCTAGCTACTACGTTCCTTTCATTCCCATTATTGGAATTCCTTGA
- the LOC113689443 gene encoding putative germin-like protein 9-2, protein MALRPSTNLFLTLMLNLLAIFPPMAMASDADILTDFNLPPNVSNVDATFFTYTAARSLVGAQPPTALNFLFADKTSFPALDGQGVSLAVLRMPGGAVNPPHSHPRATELLLLISGYLEVGFIDSTNKLFNQTLNAGDMYVFPKGLVHYQFNYAPDVPAISVSAFGSANPGLVSIPSNLFQTDIEDRILAWSFKTDIPTIQRIKASVQGSPQA, encoded by the coding sequence ATGGCCCTAAGGCCATCTACCAACTTATTCTTAACACTGATGCTCAATTTGCTTGCCATTTTTCCTCCAATGGCAATGGCTAGTGATGCTGATATCTTGACAGATTTTAATCTTCCACCAAATGTATCAAATGTGGATGCTACATTTTTCACGTATACTGCTGCAAGATCACTTGTAGGAGCACAGCCACCGACGGCCCTGAATTTTCTCTTTGCTGACAAAACTAGCTTCCCTGCCCTGGATGGCCAAGGTGTTTCCTTAGCCGTCTTGCGAATGCCTGGAGGTGCTGTCAACCCTCCACACAGCCATCCGCGCGCGACCGAGCTCCTTCTGCTCATTTCTGGCTATTTGGAAGTGGGATTTATAGATTCAACAAATAAGCTCTTCAATCAAACACTAAATGCTGGTGACATGTATGTGTTTCCTAAGGGACTCGTGCATTATCAGTTCAATTATGCACCTGATGTTCCTGCCATTTCTGTTTCTGCCTTTGGAAGTGCAAATCCTGGCCTTGTGTCCATTCCTTCCAATTTGTTCCAAACCGATATTGAGGACAGAATCTTGGCTTGGTCATTCAAAACTGATATCCCTACCATTCAGAGGATCAAGGCTAGCGTTCAGGGTAGCCCCCAAGCATAG